Proteins encoded within one genomic window of Candidatus Giovannonibacteria bacterium:
- the smpB gene encoding SsrA-binding protein SmpB, whose protein sequence is MTTLAENRKAKFEFEVLETFEAGLELFGYEVKSVKGRRISLEGSYVFPRRGEFYLVGATIAPYQPKNTPKDYDQARERKLLLHKKEINYLIGKAATKGLTILPLRVYTKGARIKLEMAIARRLKKHDRRERIKEREAKRKIDREIKEI, encoded by the coding sequence ATGACAACCTTGGCGGAAAACCGAAAAGCAAAGTTTGAGTTTGAAGTTCTGGAAACCTTTGAGGCGGGGCTGGAGCTTTTTGGGTATGAAGTAAAATCAGTCAAAGGGCGGAGGATTAGTTTGGAGGGTTCTTACGTTTTTCCGCGGCGGGGCGAGTTTTATCTGGTAGGCGCGACCATCGCGCCATATCAGCCCAAAAACACGCCCAAGGATTACGACCAGGCACGTGAACGGAAGCTCCTCCTGCACAAAAAAGAAATAAATTATTTGATAGGAAAGGCCGCCACCAAAGGTTTGACAATCCTCCCTCTTCGGGTATATACTAAGGGCGCGAGGATAAAGCTGGAAATGGCCATTGCGCGGCGGCTGAAGAAACATGACCGAAGGGAGCGCATTAAAGAAAGGGAAGCCAAAAGAAAAATAGACCGCGAGATAAAAGAAATTTAA
- the infC gene encoding translation initiation factor IF-3, producing the protein MIDQEGQNLGVLPTEEAIRRAHEAGLDLIEISPTAQPPVAKIMDRGKYFYEQEKKRRQAAKKQRDVEIKNVRIGIGTSLHDLEIRAKQADEFLRGGDKIKVDLFLRGREKYLDKKFLEGRIERFLAIIPSRFDKEPVKKGPRGLSLTISPKK; encoded by the coding sequence GTGATAGACCAAGAAGGGCAAAACCTGGGCGTTTTGCCGACGGAGGAGGCCATTCGGCGCGCGCACGAAGCAGGACTAGACCTTATTGAGATTTCCCCCACCGCACAACCTCCGGTAGCCAAAATAATGGACCGGGGGAAATATTTTTACGAGCAGGAGAAAAAAAGGAGGCAGGCAGCGAAAAAACAGCGCGACGTTGAGATAAAAAACGTGAGAATCGGCATCGGCACCTCGCTTCACGACCTTGAAATCCGCGCCAAACAGGCCGACGAATTTTTAAGAGGAGGCGATAAAATAAAAGTTGACCTCTTTTTGCGGGGGCGGGAAAAATATCTGGACAAAAAGTTTCTGGAAGGACGCATTGAGCGCTTTTTGGCCATAATCCCCAGCCGGTTTGACAAAGAGCCGGTAAAAAAGGGGCCGAGGGGGCTCTCCTTGACCATCTCACCTAAGAAGTAG
- a CDS encoding 50S ribosomal protein L35, which translates to MAKTRKSILKRMRMTSSGKILHGGSGINHFQAKKSRRKQLTKKRSAQLDVIQKKMVKSYLYH; encoded by the coding sequence ATGGCGAAAACCAGAAAATCAATATTAAAAAGGATGCGCATGACCTCTTCCGGAAAAATTTTGCACGGCGGTTCCGGCATTAATCATTTTCAGGCAAAAAAAAGCCGCAGGAAACAACTTACCAAAAAGCGCTCCGCGCAACTTGATGTTATCCAAAAAAAGATGGTAAAGTCGTATTTATACCATTAA
- the rplT gene encoding 50S ribosomal protein L20 has translation MSRVKRGKIALKRRRKILRQTKGFRWQRKSKERAAKEALLHAGVHAFGDRRKKKRNFRALWNIKINAAVRQLADKPSLSYSKFIYQLKKSGIGLNRKILAELAEKHPEVFKKILTEITF, from the coding sequence ATGAGTAGAGTCAAGCGAGGAAAAATAGCCCTAAAACGCCGCAGAAAAATATTGCGGCAGACCAAGGGTTTTCGCTGGCAGAGAAAATCCAAAGAGCGCGCCGCCAAGGAAGCCCTCTTGCACGCGGGCGTTCACGCTTTTGGCGACCGCAGAAAAAAGAAAAGAAATTTCCGCGCGCTTTGGAATATCAAAATAAACGCCGCCGTCCGCCAGTTGGCGGATAAACCCAGTCTTTCTTACAGTAAATTTATATATCAACTCAAAAAATCCGGCATCGGGCTGAACAGAAAAATCCTCGCCGAACTCGCCGAAAAACATCCGGAGGTTTTTAAGAAAATTCTTACGGAAATCACCTTCTGA
- a CDS encoding metal ABC transporter permease has product MPNYTAETESFTTMLTPELQIFVAGSLIAAAGGMLGSFALLRRMALVGDALSHVALPGIALGILLNFNLFLGAGTFLVLGTLGIWAVEHKTKLPVDTLVGVFFTLALAIGALITPEEEILDALFGDITRISQLDFWLAAAGAVIIMSLLLFFARRFTLSLISPDLALSAGFRPHLLELSFLLIFALTVAVGIKFVGALLMGSLIIIPAATSRNIAHSMNQYITLSAILGVLGAVLGILISRFYGLPPGPAFILVSGALFFISIFFRR; this is encoded by the coding sequence TTGCCAAATTATACGGCGGAGACAGAAAGTTTTACCACCATGCTCACTCCTGAATTACAAATTTTTGTAGCAGGTTCTTTGATCGCGGCCGCCGGGGGCATGCTTGGTTCTTTCGCGCTCCTTCGCCGGATGGCATTGGTGGGGGACGCCCTCTCGCACGTGGCGCTTCCCGGGATAGCTCTTGGAATTTTACTTAATTTTAATTTATTTTTAGGAGCGGGGACGTTTTTGGTTTTAGGCACTTTGGGCATTTGGGCGGTTGAGCACAAAACCAAACTGCCGGTGGATACTTTGGTGGGCGTGTTTTTCACTCTGGCTTTGGCTATCGGCGCGCTGATTACTCCGGAGGAGGAGATTTTGGACGCTTTATTCGGAGACATTACCCGAATAAGCCAATTGGACTTTTGGCTGGCCGCGGCCGGCGCTGTGATTATAATGTCACTGCTTTTGTTTTTCGCCCGCCGCTTCACGCTTTCTTTGATTTCCCCGGATCTCGCGCTCTCGGCCGGGTTCCGGCCTCATCTTCTGGAGCTTTCGTTTCTTTTGATTTTTGCTTTGACTGTCGCGGTCGGAATTAAATTTGTCGGCGCCTTGCTTATGGGCTCGCTTATCATTATTCCCGCCGCGACTTCGCGCAATATCGCCCACAGCATGAACCAATACATAACGCTCTCCGCGATTTTAGGAGTTTTAGGCGCGGTTTTGGGTATTTTAATCTCGCGTTTTTACGGCCTGCCTCCCGGCCCGGCGTTCATCCTTGTCTCCGGCGCCCTCTTTTTTATCTCAATCTTTTTCAGAAGGTGA